One window from the genome of Artemia franciscana chromosome 12, ASM3288406v1, whole genome shotgun sequence encodes:
- the LOC136033537 gene encoding piggyBac transposable element-derived protein 2-like — MIPFKGTIGFRQYLKDKPHSWGVKVFTRAGISGIVYDIEIYTGKGAVEISELGQGTDVVLRLVENMPRFMNFKLFFDNFYTGIDLIHKLRVEYGIESCGTIRSNRMRGAVLDTDANMKKKGRGSVDFRFERHSEVSVVKWYDNKPVHLASSYCAVTPIDKCQRWDGTTRKYVKVDRPRIVRDYNKSIGGVDLAY; from the coding sequence ATGATCCCATTCAAAGGAACAATTGGATTTCGACAGTACTTGAAGGACAAGCCCCACTCGTGGGGTGTAAAGGTTTTCACGAGAGCCGGCATCAGCGGAATAGTGTATGACATAGAGATATATACAGGAAAAGGAGCTGTTGAAATTTCTGAACTTGGCCAAGGTACTGACGTTGTCCTTCGGCTTGTAGAAAATATGCCAAGATTCATGAACTTCAAGTTGTTCTTTGATAACTTCTATACTGGCATCGATCTCATTCACAAGCTCCGGGTTGAATATGGCATCGAGTCATGTGGTACGATACGCAGCAACAGAATGAGGGGCGCTGTTCTAGATACCGACGCCAACATGAAGAAGAAAGGACGAGGGTCAGTGGACTTCCGTTTTGAAAGACATTCAGAAGTATCGGTAGTAAAATGGTATGACAACAAACCAGTCCATTTGGCTTCTTCATACTGTGCAGTCACCCCAATTGATAAGTGTCAGAGATGGGATGGCACAACACGGAAATACGTCAAAGTTGATCGCCCCCGAATCGTCCGTGACTACAACAAATCAATTGGGGGCGTAGATCTTGCGTACTAA